From Pantanalinema sp.:
TTCAGGGGAGGAGATTCGCCCAGACCCCATTCTTCACGGACTCATCACGAACTCACGACGCTACGCTCGGCCCGAAGCGCCCATGGCAAGCGCTCCTCGGGAATGTTTAACTATATAATATCAATGAGAGTGAATAATATAAGCAAATACCACTACATCGCCTCTAAGCAAGGGAGCGCATAGGATAGCGGCTCGCATGGGTATTGATCCTGTGGTTCTTCCTCACCCTCGGCCAAGGACCTCCGAGCACCGATGAATTCCCTTCTCAAGCAAGACGTCCGCCACCCCGCCCCGACCAAGCTGCCGAGGCGGCTCTCGCGCACCCTGTACCGCAGGCTTCGCGTGGCGATCCTGGCCCTGCTCGACATGGGCCTGCTGGCCGCTTCGGTCGTCGTGGCCCACGCGGTGCGATCCACGCTCTTCGTCACCTGGTTCGGACCCCCGAGCCTCGATCTCGCGCAGCGCCTCAGGCTCTTCCCCGTCTACTGGGTCATCCAGGCCCTGCTCTTCTCGCAGGTCGGGCTCTACGGGGCGGGCGATCGCAGGCGAAACCTCCTCGCCATCCTGAAGGGAGTCTCGCTGGGCGCCCTCATCCTCTACCTGGGCAGCCGCATCTATCCCCCCCACGCCCACCCCAGCTTCCTCGTGCTGCTCTGGACCTTCAGCTTCGCCCTCGTCGCCCTCGGCCGGATCGGCATCGACCACCTGCTTCAAGCCCTGCGCATGGGCGGCTTCGCGCTGAGCCACAGCCTGGTCATCGGGAAGGACGAGCAGGCGATCATGCTCTTCCATCGCCTGAAGCGCCCCTCCTATCACCTGCTGGGGCAGGTCTACCCGGGCCACCTGAAAGCCCCGATGCACGACGGCTACATGGGGGGCATCAATCACCTCGAGGCGATCCTCGAGCGCCATCACGTGCACGAGATCCTCCTGGCCGAGGACATGCCCGCCAGGGAGCGCGCCGAGGTCCTGGACGCGTGCATGAAGTTCGGAGTGCCCCTGCGGGTCGCCCTCTCGGGCTTCACGAACACCACCAACCCGATCGCCCTTCAGACCCACAACGGCCACGGGGTGCTCGAGGTGGTCCAGCCGCGGCTGCGCATCTCCCAGTTCGCGCTCAAGCGCGCCTTCGACGTCTCGGCGACCACCCTCGGCATCGTGGCGCTCAGCCCGTTCCTGCTCCTGATCGCCCTTGCGATCAAGCTCGACTCGCCAGGCCCCGTCCTGTTCAAGCAGCAGCGCGTGACCGTCAAGGGCCGGACCTTCTGGATGTACAAGTTCCGCAGCATGCGCGTGAACGCCGAGGCCGAGCTCGACAAGATCGTCCACCTCAACGAGCGCAAGGACGTCCTCATGTTCAAGATGGATCGCGACCCGCGGGTGACCCGCCTGGGCCGCCTCCTGCGCCGCACCAGCCTGGACGAGCTGCCCCAGCTGATCAACGTCCTGCGCGGCGAGATGAGCCTGGTCGGGCCGCGCCCGCCCCTGCCCCGCGAGGTGGAGCTCTACAGCCCCCACCACCGCCAGCGGCTGGAGGTCCTGCCGGGCCTCACCGGCATGTGGCAGGTCTCGGGGCGCAGCGACATCACCGACTTCGAAGAGGTGGTGCGCCTCGACCTCTCCTACATCCGGAACTGGTCCCTCTGGCTCGACTTCCAGATCCTCTTCAAGACCATCCCCGCGGTGCTCCAGTCCAGGGGCGCCCGCTAGTTTTTCGAATATTGCGATTATTTTGATATGCTGATACAGTGAACTCCCACCCCGTTCACCGAGAGGACGAGCCCATGAGCAAGCCCGCCATGACGGAACCGATTCTCGCGCCCGAGCAAGAGCACGATGCGCTCCAGGGCATGGTGAAAATCCTTGAGTTCCCGGTGCGCCCCAAGCTCGTGGGCCCGGATGGCACCGCCCATGAGTTGACCGAGACCGTCTACGAGGTGCTCACCAACCTGGTCGCCCTGCTGGCCGCCGGCAAGGCCGTGACGGTCATGCCTTATGATCAGGAGCTCACCTCGCAACAGGCAGCCGATATCCTGGGCGTATCACGGCCCCACTTCATCAAGTTGCTGGACGAGCGAAAGATTCCCTACACCAAGACCGGCACGCACCGGCGAATCAGGTTCGTCGATGTCCTGAACCTCAAGCATCAACGCAACGCGGATCGATTCCGAGGGCTCGACGAGCTCGAGAAGCTCGGCCAGGACCTGGAGCTCTACTGAGCGGTGTCTGCCTTCCTGGTCGTCCTGGACACCTGCGTCCTGTACCCGTCGCTCGTCCGGAACATCCTGTCTCGCTAACGAGAACCGCTTCGTTGGTTGAGCCAGGCTCGGGAAAAGACATCGGAAACGTGGTACCCGCCATCTGCTTTCAGTTCGATGAGTTCCCGCTCCTTCAGGCGTTGCAGTGCCCGCTGGACCATCGTTCCAGATTATACAAATAAGCGTTACGCTGTTTTGTATAATCAACAACCATCAAGCGTGGGACCGAGTCCGACTTGTAAATCGAAAAATCGCCTTGTAGAATTGGCATATCTCCACTCATCGGAAAAGCAGAGGAGGGGCCATGCACTCCACCGTCTCGAAACGCGGCCAGACCGTCGTTCCCGCCGAGCTTCGCCGAAAGTACGGCATCGACGAGGGCAGCGTCCTCGCCTGGGTCGAAACCCCGCAGGGAATCCGCGTGCTCCCGCTCCCGGCGGACCCCCTCAAGGCCTTCCGGGGCAGCGGCCGGGGCCTCGGCACCGTCGCCGACTTCCTCGCCGAGAGGCAGGCCGAGACGGCGAGAGAGGAAGAAACCCTTGAGCCCCCGCTTCGTCCTTGACACCTCGGCCATCCTCGCCCTGTTCCACGACGAACCGGGCGCAGATCGCGTCGAGGGGATCATCAGGGACGCCGCCCGGCAAGCCTGCCACGTCGCGATCGCAGGCGTCAGCCTGCTCGAGGTCTATTACCGGGTCTACCGCCTCAAGGGCGAGGAGGCGGCGCTCGAGCACTACCTCTGGCTCCGGCAGTTGCCGCTCGAGGTCCGCTCGGATCTCTCCGAGCGCTGGCTCCTGGAATCAGGTCGCATGAAGGCCCGGCACCCCATGTCGCTCGCGGATGCCCAGATCGCCGCCCTCGCGGTACTGCTCGACGCGACGCTCGTCCACAAGGACCCCGAGTTCGAGCCACTCACGGACATCCGGCAGGAGGCCCTGCCCCTCAAGCCGAAAAAGGGCTGAAAACTCGAACCCTGCGGCTATTCCCGCCAGGCTCCGAGGTGGCGCCGGATGTAATCGGGCGTCAGGCGGTACCACCCCGCGCCCGCCTCGGGCTCGGGCCACAGGACCGTCGCCCCCTGCGGTGCGGTCGCCCGGTAATCCACCTCGAAAAAGCCGGGAGCCTCGACCCGCACAGGCCGCGGATCGCTCCGCCGCCCCGGCCCCAGGAAAGTGGTGAGGCTCGCCCTCAGCTGGTTACCGAAGTCGCTGCGGTAATACCCCAGCTCGACCGCCGAGCGCGGGAACAGGCGCCCGAAGACCAGGGACACGGCCCGGTCCCCGGCCGGGTAGAAGCCGCCCCCCCCTCGCACGTAGGTATCCGCCCAGGGCAGGCGATACTCCAAGCTCGCAACAGCCGAAGGCACCAGCGACGTGACCAGCGTGCCGCGCAGGTTCCAGCGCCAGGCGCCCTCACCGAGCAGACCCGCAAGCTCTCCCTGGGCCCCATGGCGCTCGGCGCTCCAGCGCCCGATGGACCAGGCACCATCGATGCCGGGAGCCACCGGATGGTGGCCACCCAGCAGCAAGAAGGTCGGGGTGGCGTCCCATGTGGGGTAGAACTGCACCTGCAGGCGCCCCAGGGCATGCCAGCCCGGAGCGATCTGGGAGCGAGCGGTGCTGTTGATGAAGCCCTTCAGGTGATCGGAGAAGAAGTAGCCGGGAGTGATGGCCAGCTCCGGACGCCAGGTGGATGAATTCTCGAGCGCGGCAGGCGCAGAGGGCGGCGTGAGGTCGAAGGCGAGCTGCCCGGCGAACGCCACCTCGGAAGCCCGTTGCGCGCGGAAATCACGATAGCCGTCCGCAGGAAACGAGACCCCCATGATCGAGAGCCGCTCTCTGAGGGGCACCAGTTCGATCGTCTTGGAGCCCGGCGCGGCCTCTGCCGCCATCCGGGCGACCTGCGCGAGCCCGTCGCTGGCATCGAGCGATCTCCGGTCCTCGAAGAACACGACGGTGCGATCGCCTTTGGTCTCGACGGCCACGTTCTCGAAGCCATCGGCGACCAGGCGCGAAGCCAGATCCGGAATGGGGGCGATCGAGAGGGTCGCGGCGCTCAGCAAGGCAGGAAGCATGTCAGTTCAATCTCGGTAGGCTTCCCGACGATGTGCAACCTTCAAGACCGTGACGAGTAACTGGTGGCCATCCTGCTCGAATCGAACACGATACACACCGGCTCGCAAACGCCATTGATTTGCCTTGCCTGATAGCTTCTTCAAATCGGACTGTCGAGGCTGATCGGGAGCGTTCAGCTCAAACACCAGGCGATCGAGCGCCCGGATAATCCGAAGCTGATCCTGTTTTTTCAAAGGGCCGAACTGCTTATCCGCGACGCCAGAAAAAACATACGTCCAGCTAGACAAGACCGTACTTCCGCTTCAGGTCGTCCGCGGAAATGACATCACCCCGTCGGGCTGCCTGCTGGGCTTCCTCGACTTCCAGATCCTCTTCCGGAGTCGTGGGCTCGTCATCGTAGGGGGCCTCGGCCAGGATACGCGGCAAGGCCGACTCGCGCCTCCGCTTGTCGGCCAAGAACTCGATGAAGTCCACCACCTGGCTGATCATGGGCTCAGGCAAGTTTTCCAGCAAACTCAAAAGCTTGTCCCTGGCCGTCATCGCTTCGCTCCTCTCGCCACGTCTCGCTCCTCCGCATCATATACCCCCTGGCACCTGGCCTCAAGGACGATTCATTTCCGAAGAAGCAACAATATTTGATATAATAATACTATATAATTATTGAATCAATAAACACGGAAGGGAGGCTCTGATGCGCACGTACTGGCTGCAGTATCTCCTCAACCTTGTCCTGCCCCTCGCCCTGATCTTCTTCGCCTGGGGCTGCGGCGGGGTCGCCATCCAGGTGGACGCGCCCCACAAGACCCCACCTCCGACCAAGATCAAGAAGCCCCGCCCGACGCCGAGCCCCACCGCAAAACCTGCGCAACCTCGCTGACCCTCATACGCCCTGCATCGATTGATCTAATATCAGAAAGTGATATCATTGCAGATGAACAGCAAGCAACGTCGCACCCTTCAAGCCGTCTATGAGACGCCGGAGCGACCGGATATCGCCTGGTCGGATATCGAGTCTCTCCTGAAAGCGTGTGGGGCAGTCATCACCGAAGGTCGCGGTTCACGGGTGCGCATCTCGCTTCGGGGACAGTTGGCGACCTTCCATCGCCCGCATCCGCAACGTGAAACGGAAAAAGGGGCCGTGAGGGCGATGAGGCGCTTTCTGGAGCAAGCGGGGATCTCACCATGATGAAACCTTACAAGGGCTACGAGGCCGTCATCGACTTCGACGACGACGCCGGCCTCTTCTACGGCGAGGTGCTCAACCTCCGAGACGTGGTGACCTTCCAGGGAACGACGGTGGAGGAGCTGCGCCAGGCCTTCCGCGAGTCCGTGGACGACTACCTCGAGTTCTGCGCCGCGGAGGGCAAGGAGCCCGATAAGCCCTTCTCGGGGCAATTCCTCGTCCGCACGAGCCCCGACGTGCACCGCCGGATCTCGACGGCCGCCCAGCGCGCAGGCAAGAGCCTGAACGCCTGGGTCGCCGAGAACCTCGCGACGGTCGCCGAGCGCACCCTCGCGGAAACGACCTACCGACCCAAACGGAAACAAGAAGGCTAAGGGCGCCTAACAAAAATATCCTACGAGCCGCCCACGGCGGCCAACAGTCGAAACATGCCTGGTTTTGTTAGATGCTCTAACCCGCCAGAAGCCGAACGTTCTCTCGGAGAAAAGCAACTACCGCTTCTTCGGTCCAATCGGGCTCGCTGCATCGCTCCAAGAAACTCGCCAGCGTATCGTTGTCGCAGACGATCTCCCGACCATTCTCCTGGAGGAGCACGTCGGTCGCCACGGCGGCGATTCGCTTGTTCCCATCGTTGAAGGCGTGGTTCTTGGCGAGGCCGAACATCAAGGCCCCTGCCTGAGTCACCACCCCTTCGTAGTGGGCCTTGAAGCGCGGTCGATTGACCGCGCTCTCCAGCAACGAGAGGCTCTTCACACCAGGCACGCCGCCGTGCAACTCCAGCAAGCGCGAATGGAGGCCTTCGACCTCGTCGACCTCCAGGTAAACAGGAGATTCGCTCACTTAGCGAGCCGCTCCAGGGCAGGGCCGAATTTCTCCACGGTGCGATCCAGAGCCTTCTCCAGGCTCGGACGCAGCTTGGGCCGCATCTCCACCGGGACCAGCTCGAGGACGCTCCCGCGGCGACGGATCATGACCTCGTCTCCCTGCTTGAGGCCGAGCGCGAGCAACTCAGCAGGCGGCAACGCGACCGTCAGGGAGTTTCCGTTCTTGGCGATCTTCGGCATTCGACGACCCTCCTCATCACTCCCGGATTATCGCACCGTACATCATGTACGTACAGTAAGAACAGCTTAAGTACCGCCGGCTCCACAAAATTTCACACCCGTGCGCGGCGCCACAGCCCCCGGCGCGATAAAATGGTACATTCGCGCCGCCGAGATCCTGCCAAGGGGCGGGGTTGAGGCGATCCCGAGGCTGGAATGCGCATCAAAGAGATCGAGATCGACAACTTCAAGAGCTTCGGCAAGCCCACCAAGATCCCCTTCTTGGCGGGCTTCACGGCCATCAGCGGCCCCAACGGCTCGGGCAAGAGCAACATCATCGACTCGGTCCTGTTCTGCCTGGGCCTCTCCAACTCGCGCACCATGCGCGCCGAGAAGCTCACCGACCTCATCAACATCAACAACAACCGCCGCGAGGCCAAGGTCACCATCCGCTTCGGCGGCGAGACCGAGGCCGAGACCATCGAGGTCGCCCGCCGCCTTCGCGAGAGCGACAACGGCTACCAGAGCACCTACTACCTCAACGGCAAGGCCTGCACCCTCACCGAGCTGCACGACACGCTCGCCATGCACAACGTCAGCCCCAACGGCTACAACGTCGTCATGCAGGGGGACGTCACCCGCATCGTCACCATGACCCCCACCGAGCGCCGCAAGATCATCGACGAGATCGCGGGCGTGGCCGAGTTCGACAGCCGCGTCAACCTCGCCACCAAGGAGCTCGACAAGGTCAACGAGCAGGAGGACAAGAGCGCCCTGATCCTCGGCGAGATCGCCGAGCGCCTCGTCCAGCTCCAGAGCGAGCGCGACCACGCCCTCAAGTACCAGACCATCCGCACCGAGCGCGATCGCCTCGAGGCCCTCACCAAGCTCTCGGTCGCCTGGGACATGCGTCAGAAGATCGCGGGCCTCCTGGACGTGGTCTCGGCCGCCGACGAGCGCCAGGGCACCATCCAGGCCACCATCGACGAGGCCAAGGCCGTCGTCGCGGCGCGCCAGGCCGAGTACGCCGAGCTGTCCTCGGCGATCCAGCAGAAGGGCGAGGACGAGCTCCTGAGCCTCCAGGCCCAGCTCGAGGAGACCAAGGGCCAGATCGAGCGCGAGAAGAGCGGCCGCGAGTACCTCGAGCAGCAGAAGTTCGAGGCCGATCGCCTCGAGCGCCGAGATCTCGAGAGCATCGAGCGCCACCGCGCCAAGCTCGAGGACCTCGCGCACCGCCAGACCGAGGCCGGCGAGCGCAAGACGCGCCACCAACAGGACCTGAGCGGCGCCCAGAAGACCTGGCAGGAGGCCCACGAGGAGCTCTCGAGCCTCTACGCGACCAACGAGGACACCGCCAAGAAGGGTACCGAGCTGCGCCGCGAGCTCAACGAGGTCAAGGACAAGTACAACGAGCTGTGGCGCGAGAAGGTCCGCATCGAGGACGCCAGCCACCGCTCGGGCGACAAGCTCGAGACCTGGAAGAACGAGCTGGCGACCCACCGCGAGGCGATCAAGGGCCTCGACAAGGAAGCCATCGACCTGCAGGCCGAGGTCAACGACTACCAGGAGAGCATCCAGGACTACGAGAAGGAGCGCGCGCACATCGCCGAGCGCTACGCCCAGGCCCAGGCCTCGGTCGAAGAGCTGAGCCGCGGAACCGACAAGGCCCGCGACGCCTACTTCCGCGCGGACGCCACCTTCAAGGCCGCCGGGGAGGGCTCCTTCGGCCGCGCCGTCGAGGCGGTCCTCTCGGCCGGGCTCAAGGGCGTGCACGGCACCCTGGCGCAGCTGGGCGAGGTCGATCCCCAGTACACCCAGGCCCTCGAGATCGCGGCCGGCGCCAAGCTGCGCAACGTCGTGGTGGACGACGACAGCGTCGCCTCTCGCGGCATCGAGATCCTCAAGAGCAACCGGGCGGGCCGCGCCACCTTCCTGCCCCTCAACAAGCTCAACCCGCCCAGGCGCCTGATGCCCACCGGCGAACCCGGCTTCATCGGGTACGCCGTCAACCTCGTCAAGTTCGACGCCAGGTACGCCGCCGCCTTCCACTTCGCCTTCGGCGAGACGCTCGTCGTCCGCGACATGGCCAGCGCCCGTCCACACATCGGACGCTACCGCATGGTCACCCTCGAGGGCGACCTGCTGGAGCGCTCGGGTGCCATGACCGGCGGCTCGGACGGCAAGGGGTCGGGCCTGCGCTTCACCGCGAGCCTCGCCAAGGACCTCGAGGAGGCCAAGCGCGCCTTCGACTCGGCCGTCTCCAAGCTGACCCACCAGAAGGCCGTCATGGAGGCGATCGCCCAGGACGCCGAGAAGGCCAAGGAGCAGCAGCGGCACTGGCAGGACCAGATCCGCGGCAAGCAGTTCGAGCTCCAGGACCGCACCCGCAGGCTCCAGGCCCTGAAGGACCAGATCCTTGCCCTCGAGAGCCAGATCACCATCGAGGAGTCCGAGTCCGAGGGGATCGAGGAGCGGCTCGAGAAGCTGCAGGAGCAGCTGTTCGTCTTCGAGGACCGGCAGAACCAGCTGGAGCTCGAGATCTCGGACATCGACGAGCTCCTGGACAACGAGCGGGTCGCGGAGCTTTCGAGCCTGGTCAACAGCCACGACTTCAACGTCAAGCGGCTGGAGGGCCTGATCAACAACTGCGAGCACGAGCTCAAGGGCATCCAGCTCGAGAGCGAAAGCAGCACCGAGGCCATCGCCCAGATCCAGATCGAGGTGGACCGGCGAAAGGAAGAGTTCGTCACCATCGCCCAGAAGGTCGCCAACAGCGAGGAGACCCTCAAGGCCTGCCTGGACAAGCTCAGCGCCCTGGAGCGCCAGCGCGACGCCCTGCGCGATCGCATCGGCAGCCTCCAGCTCGAGCGCGAGCGCAAGGCCGAGGAGGTCCGGGTCGCCGAGCGCAAGGTCAGCGATCGCGAGCGCGAGCTGGAGCGCCTGCTCGAAGGGGTCTCGGCCACCCGCGAGCAGATCGCCTCCCTGCAGCCCCAGCTCCAGGCCATGGAGGACGACCTCTGGCTTAACGGAATCGAGCCGCCAAAGGAGCAGCCCGCCGAGCAGTCCACCGAGGAGCTCAAGCGCCAGATCGTCCGGCTCGAGGGCCGCATGCGCGACATGGAGCCCGTCAACATGCTCGCCATCGAGTCCTTCGACCGCGAGGCGGCGCGCCAGGCCGACCTGCAGGAGAAGGTGAGCAAGCTGCGCGAGGAGCGCCTCACCATCCTCGAACGCATCGACGAGATCGCCGCCCAGAAGAAGGCCAGCTTCATGAAGGCCTACGACCAGATGGCCGTCAACTTCGCCGAGATCTTCGCCGAGCTGGCCGCGGGCACGGGCCACCTCCACCTCGAGAACCCGGAGGATCCCTTCGACGGGGGCCTCATCATCCGCGCGCAGCCAAAGGACAAGAAGATGCAGCGCCTGGAGGCCATGAGCGGCGGCGAGAAGTCCCTGACGGCCCTCGCCTTCCTCTTCTCGTTCCAGCGCTACATGCCCGCCCCCTTCTACGCCTTCGACGAGGTGGACGCGGCCCTGGACGGGGTCAACGCCGAGCGCCTGGCCGTCATGATCCAGAAGCAGACCACCCACGCCCAGTGCATCGTCATCTCGCACCGGCGCCCCATGCTGGAGCGCTCGGACCAGACCATCGGCATCTCGGCGCGCACCGACGGCGCCACGCGGGTCCTGGGGGTCAAATGGAGCTAGAGGACGCGAACCAGCCCGAGGTCACTCCCTTCGACATCGTCACGTCGAACAACAAGGGGATCGAGATCCTGGTCGAGCTCGCCAAGTCCGGCCAGATCGACCCCTGGCACATCGACGTGGTCGACGTGACCGACAAGTACCTCAGGACCCTCGACGTGACCCGGGAGACGGACCTGCGCCTCTCGGGGCGGGCCCTCTTCTACGCCGCGGTCCTGCTGCGCCTCAAGAGCGAGGCCCTGGAGGAGGAAGAGGAGGTCGAGGACCTCTTCGGCGACGACACGGTCGACTACGACGACGACGGCGACCAGCTCGTGATCCGGCCGCCGGCCAACATCCTCGATCGGGCCATCGCGCGGCGCAACAGCGCCAAGCAGCCCCGCAAGCGCGCCACCACCCTGGTGGAACTGATCGCCGAGCTGCAGCGCCTGGAGGCCCTGGAGCGCGAGGGGGCGCTTTCCGCCGACAACGCCATGCGGCGCAGCCGGAGCACCCCGGAGGAGAACCGCCAGAACGTCATCAACATGACCCACGAAGAGGACGTGGAGGGCGACATCGAGCACCTCTCGGCCCTGTTGGGCGAGTGGCTCACGGACAGCGGGATCCTCACCCTCGCGGGCGTGCTCGACCAGTGCCCGGATCCGCGCGGGGCCTTCCTGGCGCTGCTCTTCCTCGATTCGCGTGGTAAGATCACGCTCCACCAAGACGATTTCTACCAGGAAGTCACGATCCATCCGGAGGAGACGATCTCCCATGGCCAAGACCGCGCGGCGTAAAGCCTACGCCGAGCTCACCGCTCACGACCTCAAGCCCCACGTCGAAGCCGCCCTCTTCGCGACCAACAAGCCCCTCTCGCTGGACGAGCTGGTCGAGCTGACGGGCGAGGGCAAGCGCAAGCTGCAGAACGCGGTCAACATGCTGATCGCCGACTACCAGAGCCGCGAGGGCACCGCCCTCGAGATCGACCAGTCCGACGCCGGCTGGATGATCGCGGTCAAGACGACCTACTCCAAGGTGGTCGAGCA
This genomic window contains:
- a CDS encoding sugar transferase yields the protein MNSLLKQDVRHPAPTKLPRRLSRTLYRRLRVAILALLDMGLLAASVVVAHAVRSTLFVTWFGPPSLDLAQRLRLFPVYWVIQALLFSQVGLYGAGDRRRNLLAILKGVSLGALILYLGSRIYPPHAHPSFLVLLWTFSFALVALGRIGIDHLLQALRMGGFALSHSLVIGKDEQAIMLFHRLKRPSYHLLGQVYPGHLKAPMHDGYMGGINHLEAILERHHVHEILLAEDMPARERAEVLDACMKFGVPLRVALSGFTNTTNPIALQTHNGHGVLEVVQPRLRISQFALKRAFDVSATTLGIVALSPFLLLIALAIKLDSPGPVLFKQQRVTVKGRTFWMYKFRSMRVNAEAELDKIVHLNERKDVLMFKMDRDPRVTRLGRLLRRTSLDELPQLINVLRGEMSLVGPRPPLPREVELYSPHHRQRLEVLPGLTGMWQVSGRSDITDFEEVVRLDLSYIRNWSLWLDFQILFKTIPAVLQSRGAR
- a CDS encoding excisionase family DNA-binding protein, translating into MSKPAMTEPILAPEQEHDALQGMVKILEFPVRPKLVGPDGTAHELTETVYEVLTNLVALLAAGKAVTVMPYDQELTSQQAADILGVSRPHFIKLLDERKIPYTKTGTHRRIRFVDVLNLKHQRNADRFRGLDELEKLGQDLELY
- a CDS encoding AbrB/MazE/SpoVT family DNA-binding domain-containing protein; the protein is MHSTVSKRGQTVVPAELRRKYGIDEGSVLAWVETPQGIRVLPLPADPLKAFRGSGRGLGTVADFLAERQAETAREEETLEPPLRP
- a CDS encoding type II toxin-antitoxin system VapC family toxin; protein product: MSPRFVLDTSAILALFHDEPGADRVEGIIRDAARQACHVAIAGVSLLEVYYRVYRLKGEEAALEHYLWLRQLPLEVRSDLSERWLLESGRMKARHPMSLADAQIAALAVLLDATLVHKDPEFEPLTDIRQEALPLKPKKG
- a CDS encoding type II toxin-antitoxin system RelE/ParE family toxin, giving the protein MSSWTYVFSGVADKQFGPLKKQDQLRIIRALDRLVFELNAPDQPRQSDLKKLSGKANQWRLRAGVYRVRFEQDGHQLLVTVLKVAHRREAYRD
- a CDS encoding type II toxin-antitoxin system HicA family toxin yields the protein MNSKQRRTLQAVYETPERPDIAWSDIESLLKACGAVITEGRGSRVRISLRGQLATFHRPHPQRETEKGAVRAMRRFLEQAGISP
- a CDS encoding type II toxin-antitoxin system HicB family antitoxin, producing MKPYKGYEAVIDFDDDAGLFYGEVLNLRDVVTFQGTTVEELRQAFRESVDDYLEFCAAEGKEPDKPFSGQFLVRTSPDVHRRISTAAQRAGKSLNAWVAENLATVAERTLAETTYRPKRKQEG
- a CDS encoding type II toxin-antitoxin system death-on-curing family toxin, whose amino-acid sequence is MSESPVYLEVDEVEGLHSRLLELHGGVPGVKSLSLLESAVNRPRFKAHYEGVVTQAGALMFGLAKNHAFNDGNKRIAAVATDVLLQENGREIVCDNDTLASFLERCSEPDWTEEAVVAFLRENVRLLAG
- a CDS encoding AbrB/MazE/SpoVT family DNA-binding domain-containing protein → MPKIAKNGNSLTVALPPAELLALGLKQGDEVMIRRRGSVLELVPVEMRPKLRPSLEKALDRTVEKFGPALERLAK
- the smc gene encoding chromosome segregation protein SMC — encoded protein: MRIKEIEIDNFKSFGKPTKIPFLAGFTAISGPNGSGKSNIIDSVLFCLGLSNSRTMRAEKLTDLININNNRREAKVTIRFGGETEAETIEVARRLRESDNGYQSTYYLNGKACTLTELHDTLAMHNVSPNGYNVVMQGDVTRIVTMTPTERRKIIDEIAGVAEFDSRVNLATKELDKVNEQEDKSALILGEIAERLVQLQSERDHALKYQTIRTERDRLEALTKLSVAWDMRQKIAGLLDVVSAADERQGTIQATIDEAKAVVAARQAEYAELSSAIQQKGEDELLSLQAQLEETKGQIEREKSGREYLEQQKFEADRLERRDLESIERHRAKLEDLAHRQTEAGERKTRHQQDLSGAQKTWQEAHEELSSLYATNEDTAKKGTELRRELNEVKDKYNELWREKVRIEDASHRSGDKLETWKNELATHREAIKGLDKEAIDLQAEVNDYQESIQDYEKERAHIAERYAQAQASVEELSRGTDKARDAYFRADATFKAAGEGSFGRAVEAVLSAGLKGVHGTLAQLGEVDPQYTQALEIAAGAKLRNVVVDDDSVASRGIEILKSNRAGRATFLPLNKLNPPRRLMPTGEPGFIGYAVNLVKFDARYAAAFHFAFGETLVVRDMASARPHIGRYRMVTLEGDLLERSGAMTGGSDGKGSGLRFTASLAKDLEEAKRAFDSAVSKLTHQKAVMEAIAQDAEKAKEQQRHWQDQIRGKQFELQDRTRRLQALKDQILALESQITIEESESEGIEERLEKLQEQLFVFEDRQNQLELEISDIDELLDNERVAELSSLVNSHDFNVKRLEGLINNCEHELKGIQLESESSTEAIAQIQIEVDRRKEEFVTIAQKVANSEETLKACLDKLSALERQRDALRDRIGSLQLERERKAEEVRVAERKVSDRERELERLLEGVSATREQIASLQPQLQAMEDDLWLNGIEPPKEQPAEQSTEELKRQIVRLEGRMRDMEPVNMLAIESFDREAARQADLQEKVSKLREERLTILERIDEIAAQKKASFMKAYDQMAVNFAEIFAELAAGTGHLHLENPEDPFDGGLIIRAQPKDKKMQRLEAMSGGEKSLTALAFLFSFQRYMPAPFYAFDEVDAALDGVNAERLAVMIQKQTTHAQCIVISHRRPMLERSDQTIGISARTDGATRVLGVKWS
- a CDS encoding segregation/condensation protein A — its product is MELEDANQPEVTPFDIVTSNNKGIEILVELAKSGQIDPWHIDVVDVTDKYLRTLDVTRETDLRLSGRALFYAAVLLRLKSEALEEEEEVEDLFGDDTVDYDDDGDQLVIRPPANILDRAIARRNSAKQPRKRATTLVELIAELQRLEALEREGALSADNAMRRSRSTPEENRQNVINMTHEEDVEGDIEHLSALLGEWLTDSGILTLAGVLDQCPDPRGAFLALLFLDSRGKITLHQDDFYQEVTIHPEETISHGQDRAA